The Gorilla gorilla gorilla isolate KB3781 chromosome 23, NHGRI_mGorGor1-v2.1_pri, whole genome shotgun sequence genomic interval ttctgtctgtctgtctgtctgctgcCCACATTGTAATAGCCCAGTGGGTTCATTTTGCCCTCTGCCCAGATAGAgttgatttatcaagacaggggaattgcaataaagaGTTTAATTCAAGCAGAGCCAGAtgaatgggagactggagttttattattactcaagtcGGTTTCTCCAAAAATTCGAGgactgggttttttgttttgtttttttgttttgtttttttagatgaactcttgctctgtcacccaggccggagtgcaatggcgcgatctcggctcactgcaacctccacttccctgcttcaagcgactctcctgcctcagcttcccgagtagctcggactacaccacacccggctaacttctgtatgtttagtagagatggggtttcaccatattggccaggctggttttgaactcctgaccctgtgatccgctcgcctgggcctcccaaaatgctgggattacaggcgtgagccactgcacctggccaggactggtttttttttttaaaggataatttggCAGGTAAGGGTCCAGGGAGTGAGGAGTACTGATCGCTGGGGTTGAAGCTGAAATCATAGGATGTCGAAGTCGCCCTCTTGCGCTGAGCGGGTTCCTGGGTAGAGGCCgcaagaccagatgagccagttaATCAGTCTGGGTGGCGACAGCTGAGCCATTGAGTACAGGGTCTGAAAAATATGTCGAGCACTCatgttaggttttacaatagtgatgttatctcgGGGAGCAATTGGGGAGGTTTAGAATCTTGTGGCCTCTGGCTGAATAACACCTAAACtacaatttctaatcttgtggccagTTTTTCAGTCCTATAAAGGCAGTCTGGTCCCTTGgcaagaagggggtttgtttctgggaaagggctgttatcatctttgtttcaaagttaaactataaactaagttcttcccaaagttagttcagcttaTGCCCAGAAGAATGAACaagaacagcttggaggttagaagcaagatgaagCCGGTTAGGTCAGACCGCTTTCACTGCTGTAATTTCCCCACTGTtagaatttttgcaaaggtggtttccaCATTGTACCTCGATTCTCAGGGCTCTGCCTCCTGCACACATTTTAGTGCTCAGATTACCTAGATGTCTTTAGGCTCACTCGTGAACCTGTGCCAGAGTTGGAAAATTAACAATTTGATGTCAACTGTCCACAGTGATGAGGCTGGTATGCTGTCCTACGTTCTGTTTGAAGAGCTGATGCGATGTGACAAAGATTCCATGCCAGACGGAAATCTGTCAGAGGAGGAAAAATTGTTTCTCTCATATTTTCCTTTGCACAAGTTTGAGCTAGAACAGAACATCAAAGAACTTAACACCCTTGCAGACCAAGTTGACACCACTCACAAGTTGCTcaccaagaccagcctggtggccAGCTCTTCCGGGGCTGTTTCTGGGGTCATGAACATCCTGGGTTTGGCCCTAGCACCTGTGACAGCAGGAGGCAGTATCATGCTCTCAGCAGCTGGGACAGGGTTGGGGGCAGCAGCTGCCATCACCAACATAGTAACAAATGTCTTAGAAAATAGAAGCAATTCAGCAGCAAGAGACAAAGCCAGCCGACTGGGGCCTCTGACAACATCACATGAGGCTTTCGGAGGAATAAATTGGTCTGAAATCGAGGCTGCTGGCTTTTGTGTTAATAAGTGTGTAAAAGCTATCAAGGGCATCAAGGATCTTCATGCCTACCAGATGGCCAAATCCAACTCTGGCTTCATGGCTATGGTCAAGAATTTTGTGGCCAAGAGACACATCCCTTTCTGGAGGGCTAGAGGGGTGCAGAGAGCCTTTGAGGGCACAACTCTGGCCATGA includes:
- the APOL5 gene encoding LOW QUALITY PROTEIN: apolipoprotein L5 (The sequence of the model RefSeq protein was modified relative to this genomic sequence to represent the inferred CDS: substituted 1 base at 1 genomic stop codon); this encodes MPSHYVALEGDISMRDNGKHIPCGKQGNLQVPGSKVLPGLGEGCKEMWLRKVIYGGEVWGKSPEPEFRSLVNLCQSWKINNLMSTVHSDEAGMLSYVLFEELMRCDKDSMPDGNLSEEEKLFLSYFPLHKFELEQNIKELNTLADQVDTTHKLLTKTSLVASSSGAVSGVMNILGLALAPVTAGGSIMLSAAGTGLGAAAAITNIVTNVLENRSNSAARDKASRLGPLTTSHEAFGGINWSEIEAAGFCVNKCVKAIKGIKDLHAYQMAKSNSGFMAMVKNFVAKRHIPFWRARGVQRAFEGTTLAMTNGARVMGAAGAGFLLMKDMSSFLQSWKHLEDGARTETAEELRTLAKKLEQELDWLTQHHRHLLQKASQTCSSCQGRAVXGSRVVKPEGSRSPLPWPVVEHQPRLGPGGALRTPKRTVSAPRMLGHQPAPPAPARKGRQAPGRHRQ